A genomic region of Rhipicephalus sanguineus isolate Rsan-2018 chromosome 1, BIME_Rsan_1.4, whole genome shotgun sequence contains the following coding sequences:
- the LOC119387611 gene encoding acanthoscurrin-1-like: MRGVALSAVCLLCALVHIEAGGGGGYGGGAVIAKTTPVLIAASKPVLPSMGNAAHYLGYAGSVFEQLLSFSGHYGLPRGGGGGGKGLLGAVTLPVFSGNVVLGHGLGGGGGGGGAFLLGHGGGYGGGSLKTYKLAHSSYGIPVGLPVSLAHGWH, translated from the exons ATGAGAGGCGTG GCACTGTCTGCCGTGTGCCTTCTGTGCGCCCTGGTCCACATCgaagccggcggcggcggcggttacGGGGGAGGCGCCGTCATCGCGAAGACCACGCCCGTCCTCATCGCTGCGTCCAAGCCTGTTCTCCCAAGCATGGGAAACGCTGCCCACTACCTCGGCTACGCGGGCAGCGTCTTCGAGCAACTGCTGAGCTTCAGCGGACACTATGGCCTCCCCAGAGGTGGCGGTGGAGGGGGCAAAG GTCTATTGGGTGCTGTCACTCTGCCAGTGTTCAGTGGCAATGTGGTGCTCGGCCATGGCCtgggtggcggtggcggcggtggcggtgccTTCCTTCTGGGCCACGGCGGCGGCTACGGCGGTGGCTCCCTCAAGACCTACAAGTTGGCTCACAGCTCGTACGGAATTCCCGTCGGCTTGCCCGTCAGCTTGGCCCACGGATGGCACTGA